From one Trifolium pratense cultivar HEN17-A07 linkage group LG1, ARS_RC_1.1, whole genome shotgun sequence genomic stretch:
- the LOC123902531 gene encoding putative defensin-like protein 234, with translation MMKVGSILLAVGILFALFNLNYGSDVVQKDDFKFCRQSMTLSGNCQNSPTCFTVFNAKYGASATTHNCNCQDAGKSHTCSCCINCDYTDGKTPC, from the exons ATGATGAAAGTAGGAAGCATTCTCTTAGCCGTTGGAATTTTATTTGCTCTCTTCAACCTCAACTACGGCTCAG atgtggtgcaaaaagatgatttcaaattttgtcgcCAAAGTATGACATTGAGTGGAAATTGTCAAAATTCTCCTACATGCTTTACAGTATTCAATGCTAAATATGGAGCAAGCGCCACCACTCACAATTGTAATTGTCAAGATGCTGGTAAAAGCCACACTTGTTCATGCTGTATTAATTGTGATTATACAGATGGTAAAACTCCTTGTTAG